In Haloplanus rubicundus, one DNA window encodes the following:
- a CDS encoding PAS domain S-box protein → MPTGLTDAVLDTLPARIAVIDESGRIVETNAAWRAFTAEHDHPLVPDDEGPYLDTLRRSGNDQAVAVAGRLQGLTDGEGEASGEYPYHANADGEALIVRYAAVDHDGDRYVVVTHVGRAARSETAADLRLKERAMDEAPVGITVSDPSLPDNPVIYANAAFERITGYPVAEVVGRNCRFLQGEDTDPETVARMRRAVDNWEPVTVEVRNYRRNGEEFWNQVTIAPIYDADGEPSHYVGFQQDVTDRKRAEETLETERDRLALLNQIVRHDIRNDMAVALGWGGELADRLGDDDADAFERIMTAATHTKELTEAVGDLAKILGTTDPELEPVALDDVLRTEIERVRSNFDYRSEGIDIRGDDDLPAVTVTATSILSSVFGNILDNAVFHNDEADVRIDVDVTVTDETVVVRIADNGPGVPDSRKREVFGRGEKGLESPGSGLGLYLVDNLVETYGGRVWIEDNEPKGAVFCVELRRGDAE, encoded by the coding sequence ATGCCCACGGGGCTGACCGACGCGGTACTGGATACGCTCCCGGCCCGCATCGCGGTGATCGACGAGTCGGGGCGGATCGTGGAGACCAACGCCGCGTGGCGCGCGTTCACGGCCGAGCACGACCACCCGCTCGTCCCCGACGACGAGGGACCGTATCTCGACACACTCCGGCGGTCGGGGAACGACCAGGCCGTGGCCGTCGCCGGCCGACTGCAGGGCCTGACCGACGGCGAGGGCGAGGCGAGCGGGGAGTACCCCTACCACGCCAACGCCGACGGCGAGGCGCTGATCGTGCGGTACGCCGCCGTCGACCACGACGGCGACCGCTACGTGGTCGTGACCCACGTCGGGCGGGCCGCTCGGAGCGAGACGGCCGCGGACCTCCGGCTCAAGGAACGGGCGATGGACGAGGCGCCGGTTGGCATCACCGTCTCCGACCCGTCGCTCCCGGACAACCCGGTCATCTACGCCAACGCCGCCTTCGAGCGGATCACGGGCTACCCGGTCGCGGAAGTCGTCGGCCGGAACTGCCGGTTCCTGCAGGGCGAGGACACCGATCCCGAGACGGTCGCACGGATGCGGCGGGCGGTCGACAACTGGGAACCGGTGACGGTGGAGGTGCGCAACTACCGCCGCAACGGCGAGGAGTTCTGGAACCAGGTGACCATCGCACCCATCTACGACGCGGACGGCGAACCGTCCCACTACGTCGGCTTCCAACAGGACGTGACCGACCGCAAGCGCGCCGAGGAGACCCTCGAAACCGAACGGGACCGACTCGCCCTCCTCAACCAGATCGTCCGCCACGACATCCGCAACGACATGGCCGTCGCCCTCGGCTGGGGCGGCGAACTCGCGGATCGCCTCGGCGACGACGACGCGGACGCCTTCGAGCGGATCATGACCGCCGCGACACACACCAAGGAACTCACCGAGGCGGTGGGTGATCTCGCCAAGATCCTGGGGACGACCGACCCGGAACTCGAACCGGTCGCACTCGACGACGTGCTCCGGACGGAAATCGAGCGCGTGCGCTCGAACTTCGACTACCGTTCCGAGGGGATCGACATCCGCGGCGACGACGACCTGCCCGCCGTGACCGTCACGGCGACCTCCATCCTGTCGTCGGTGTTCGGCAACATCCTCGATAACGCCGTCTTCCACAACGACGAGGCCGACGTGCGGATCGACGTGGACGTGACGGTGACCGACGAGACGGTCGTCGTCCGCATCGCCGACAACGGACCGGGGGTCCCCGACTCGCGCAAGCGCGAGGTATTCGGCCGCGGGGAGAAAGGGCTGGAGAGCCCCGGGAGCGGCCTCGGTCTCTACCTCGTCGACAACCTCGTCGAGACGTACGGGGGGCGGGTCTGGATCGAGGACAACGAGCCGAAAGGCGCCGTCTTCTGTGTCGAACTGCGACGGGGCGACGCCGAGTAG
- a CDS encoding alcohol dehydrogenase: MRAAVVPEAGADFELVDRPIPDPDPTEVRIAVDACGICHSDVFVKEGTFPGVSYPRTPGHEVVGRIDAVGADVTAWSEGDRVGAGWHGGHCFTCEPCRRGDFLLCENAEITGLTFDGGYAEYATVPSEALAAVPDDLDAVDAAPLLCAGVTTYNALRNSDARPGDVVAVVGVGGLGHLGVQYAHAAGFETVAVSRSPDKRDLALDLGADHFVDASETDPAEALQALGGARVVLSTAPSADAAESVVGGLGADGEVVVVGIPGKPVPVDAQHLVGTRGAVSGWGSGHARDSQDTLEFSDLRDITPVVETFPLDEVDAAYDRMVENETRFRAVLDLT; the protein is encoded by the coding sequence ATGCGTGCGGCGGTAGTCCCCGAGGCGGGTGCCGACTTCGAACTCGTCGACCGACCGATTCCGGACCCCGACCCCACCGAGGTTCGGATCGCGGTCGACGCCTGCGGCATCTGTCACAGCGACGTCTTCGTCAAAGAGGGCACCTTCCCCGGCGTCTCCTACCCCCGGACGCCGGGTCACGAGGTGGTCGGCCGGATCGACGCCGTCGGAGCGGACGTGACGGCCTGGAGCGAGGGCGACCGCGTCGGCGCCGGGTGGCACGGCGGCCACTGTTTCACCTGCGAGCCGTGTCGCCGCGGCGACTTCCTCCTGTGTGAGAACGCCGAGATCACGGGACTCACCTTCGACGGCGGCTACGCCGAGTACGCGACCGTCCCGAGCGAGGCGCTGGCGGCGGTCCCCGACGATCTGGACGCCGTCGACGCCGCGCCCCTCCTCTGTGCGGGCGTGACGACCTACAACGCCCTGCGCAACAGCGATGCCCGACCCGGCGACGTGGTCGCCGTCGTCGGCGTCGGCGGCCTCGGCCACCTCGGCGTCCAGTACGCCCACGCGGCGGGCTTCGAGACCGTCGCCGTCTCGCGGAGCCCCGACAAGCGTGACCTCGCTCTCGACCTCGGCGCCGATCACTTCGTCGACGCGAGCGAGACCGACCCCGCAGAGGCGTTACAGGCTCTCGGTGGCGCACGGGTCGTCCTCTCGACGGCGCCGTCGGCCGACGCCGCCGAGTCCGTCGTAGGTGGTCTCGGCGCGGACGGCGAAGTCGTCGTCGTCGGCATCCCCGGAAAACCGGTTCCGGTCGACGCCCAGCATCTCGTGGGCACGCGCGGCGCCGTCTCCGGGTGGGGCTCCGGTCACGCCCGCGACTCCCAGGACACCCTCGAGTTCAGCGACCTCCGCGATATTACGCCCGTCGTCGAGACGTTCCCCCTCGACGAGGTGGACGCGGCCTACGACCGGATGGTCGAAAACGAGACACGCTTCCGGGCCGTGCTCGATCTCACGTAG
- a CDS encoding methyl-accepting chemotaxis protein: MTVSQESGRPAAEFPLSFDRIVGRIGAPIFILDADHEVVLWNGGMEALTGSSEADARAAESVGEAWYQDGRRAKTLADKVLDAPQDAHRQFDVERIDDGDHPEYRDRSTFTDTRGDTRHITFSASPLYDDGELVGVVELVKDRTEDVRRRKRVESLVEEVTDAMHAIQDGDLGARAEFEADEYVDEELLTVVDSLNEMGATLDGLVADVDEQTRELREITQEVADSAVRMEELADEQADRTEEVAGEVSSLSATVEEVASTADSVADTSRQARDHAEGGRELSQEARDTMSSVRESSREVRVDVDELSDTVDDIDAVIEVINDIADQTNLLALNANIEAARADRDSEGFAVVANEVKSLAQQAQEQAGEIESMIVDVQERTAGTVDSLETTEERIDDGVREVEAGMEKLDDIVDAVGEAVAGIQEVSTATDEQAASAEEIAAMVDDARDRANQVADEVREVARAAERQTEKVAEIERSVGQLRGDSV, translated from the coding sequence ATGACCGTCTCTCAAGAGTCCGGACGCCCGGCGGCCGAGTTCCCTCTGTCGTTCGACCGGATCGTCGGCCGCATCGGCGCGCCCATCTTCATTCTCGACGCGGACCACGAGGTGGTCCTGTGGAACGGGGGTATGGAGGCGTTGACCGGCAGCAGCGAGGCCGACGCTCGGGCGGCCGAGTCCGTCGGCGAGGCCTGGTACCAGGACGGTCGCCGGGCGAAGACGCTCGCGGACAAGGTGCTCGACGCCCCCCAAGACGCCCACCGTCAGTTCGACGTCGAGCGCATCGACGACGGCGACCACCCCGAGTACCGGGACCGGAGCACGTTCACCGACACCCGCGGCGACACCCGCCACATCACGTTCAGCGCGTCGCCGCTGTACGACGACGGCGAACTCGTCGGCGTCGTGGAACTCGTCAAGGATCGGACCGAGGACGTCCGTCGCCGGAAGCGCGTCGAGAGCCTCGTCGAGGAGGTCACGGACGCGATGCACGCCATCCAGGACGGTGACCTCGGTGCCCGCGCGGAGTTCGAAGCCGACGAGTACGTCGACGAGGAGTTGCTCACCGTCGTCGACTCCCTGAACGAGATGGGGGCGACGCTCGACGGCCTCGTCGCGGACGTGGACGAGCAGACCCGCGAACTCCGCGAGATCACCCAGGAAGTCGCGGACAGCGCCGTCCGGATGGAGGAGCTGGCGGACGAACAGGCCGACCGCACCGAGGAGGTCGCGGGCGAGGTATCGAGCCTCAGCGCGACGGTCGAGGAGGTTGCCTCGACGGCCGACTCGGTGGCCGACACCAGCCGGCAGGCGCGGGACCACGCCGAAGGCGGCCGCGAACTCAGCCAGGAGGCCCGCGACACCATGTCGTCGGTCCGCGAATCGAGTCGCGAGGTCCGCGTGGACGTGGACGAACTCAGCGACACCGTCGACGACATCGACGCGGTGATCGAGGTGATCAACGACATCGCCGACCAGACGAACCTGCTCGCGCTGAACGCCAACATCGAGGCGGCCCGCGCCGACCGGGACAGCGAGGGCTTCGCCGTCGTCGCCAACGAGGTCAAGTCGCTCGCCCAGCAGGCCCAGGAGCAGGCGGGCGAAATCGAGTCCATGATCGTCGACGTACAGGAACGTACGGCGGGCACGGTCGACAGCCTGGAGACCACCGAGGAGCGGATCGACGACGGGGTGCGGGAGGTCGAGGCGGGCATGGAGAAACTCGACGACATCGTCGACGCCGTGGGCGAGGCGGTCGCCGGCATTCAGGAGGTGTCGACGGCGACGGACGAACAGGCCGCGAGCGCCGAGGAGATCGCGGCCATGGTCGACGACGCCCGTGACCGCGCCAACCAGGTCGCCGACGAGGTTCGCGAGGTCGCCCGCGCGGCCGAGCGCCAGACCGAGAAGGTGGCGGAAATAGAACGTAGCGTCGGCCAACTGCGCGGCGACTCGGTCTGA
- a CDS encoding dCTP deaminase/dUTPase family protein yields the protein MCEHDLVTRVDGLLHEETQVHDHGVDLTVDEVFVVDGAGRVDFGGGELEPARTRPHETEKRRPDDDYEWWHLDGGTYLIAYNESLSTDRPLLLQTREAVLERGAAHPTRVVTSLPRLPLSVSDGGLYLKENARVSTLRPHSAQSGR from the coding sequence ATGTGCGAACACGACCTCGTGACGCGCGTCGACGGCCTCCTCCACGAGGAGACGCAGGTCCACGACCACGGCGTCGACCTCACCGTCGACGAGGTGTTCGTCGTCGACGGGGCGGGGCGCGTCGACTTCGGGGGTGGCGAGTTGGAACCGGCGCGGACGCGACCCCACGAGACCGAAAAACGGCGCCCGGACGACGACTACGAGTGGTGGCACCTCGACGGCGGCACCTACCTGATCGCGTACAACGAGTCCCTCTCGACCGACCGACCACTGCTCCTCCAGACCCGCGAGGCGGTCCTCGAACGCGGCGCCGCGCACCCGACGCGGGTCGTCACGTCGCTGCCGCGGCTCCCCCTCTCGGTGAGCGACGGCGGCCTCTACCTGAAGGAGAACGCGCGGGTGTCGACGCTCCGTCCTCACTCCGCCCAGTCCGGGCGGTAG
- a CDS encoding ATP-binding protein, translating into MSDPALEVVEFLLTAHVYTDDRSLDENDLPPRYRRVFWGDTDDGEDDGDGDVTGGIERPLVVTERTARQATGVEHPWEAVSELLFTEKENFSGRISLTQSDMAVDWLVERADRDRIATNPTLASVVADRDDVDVTLAEAREQTRPIHADRVWIDSLLDAYFDEDDDAEMLDLVQVRAPEEIEMTLDDLVLTADQEGEIQKIVKAIEHREYLAEIGLREIGKLLFVGPPGTGKTTASRALAHELGQPFVEVKLSMITSQYLGETAKNVEKTFEVAKRLSPCILFIDEFDSVAKTRRSDEHAALKRAVNTLLKSIDDISLIRDEVLLIGATNHPDQLDAAAWRRFDEIVNFPKPDVQMRAEILEVITRRMDIAEFDPQSVAERTEGLTGSDLRMVLREAVLEALTEERTALTQEDILDAVEDFEERDNLKNMDMIDGDSDALVAGDGGHADHDHDH; encoded by the coding sequence ATGAGTGACCCGGCTCTCGAAGTCGTCGAGTTTCTGCTGACGGCCCACGTCTACACGGACGATCGGAGCCTCGACGAGAACGATCTCCCGCCGCGCTACCGACGCGTGTTCTGGGGCGACACGGACGACGGTGAGGACGACGGCGACGGCGACGTCACGGGCGGGATCGAACGCCCGCTCGTCGTGACCGAGCGGACCGCACGCCAGGCGACGGGGGTCGAACACCCGTGGGAGGCGGTCTCCGAACTGCTGTTTACCGAGAAGGAGAACTTCTCCGGTCGCATCTCGCTCACGCAGTCGGACATGGCGGTCGACTGGCTCGTCGAACGGGCCGACCGCGACCGGATCGCGACCAACCCCACGCTCGCCTCGGTCGTCGCCGACCGCGACGACGTGGACGTGACCCTCGCCGAAGCGCGGGAACAGACTCGCCCGATCCACGCCGACCGCGTGTGGATCGACAGCCTGCTCGACGCCTACTTCGACGAGGACGACGACGCCGAAATGCTCGATCTGGTGCAGGTGCGGGCGCCCGAAGAGATCGAGATGACGCTCGACGATCTCGTCCTCACCGCGGATCAGGAAGGCGAGATTCAGAAGATCGTCAAAGCGATCGAACACCGCGAGTATCTCGCGGAGATCGGCCTGCGCGAGATCGGCAAACTCCTCTTCGTCGGCCCGCCGGGGACCGGCAAGACGACCGCCTCGCGGGCGCTCGCCCACGAACTCGGCCAACCGTTCGTCGAGGTGAAACTGTCGATGATCACCAGTCAGTATCTCGGCGAGACGGCCAAAAACGTCGAGAAGACCTTCGAGGTCGCCAAGCGGCTCTCGCCCTGTATCCTCTTTATCGACGAGTTCGACTCCGTGGCCAAGACCCGCCGCTCCGACGAACACGCGGCGCTCAAGCGGGCGGTCAACACCCTGCTCAAGAGCATCGACGACATCAGCCTCATCCGGGACGAGGTGCTCCTGATCGGCGCGACGAACCACCCCGACCAACTCGACGCCGCGGCGTGGCGTCGCTTCGACGAGATCGTCAACTTCCCCAAACCGGACGTGCAGATGCGGGCGGAGATCCTCGAGGTGATCACCCGGCGCATGGACATCGCCGAGTTCGATCCGCAGTCGGTGGCCGAACGCACCGAGGGACTCACCGGGAGCGACCTCCGGATGGTGCTCCGGGAAGCCGTCCTCGAAGCGCTCACCGAGGAGCGCACGGCGCTCACCCAGGAGGACATCCTCGACGCCGTCGAGGACTTCGAGGAGCGGGACAACCTGAAGAACATGGACATGATCGACGGCGACTCGGACGCACTGGTCGCGGGCGACGGCGGGCACGCGGACCACGACCACGATCACTGA